A region of Hoplias malabaricus isolate fHopMal1 chromosome 12, fHopMal1.hap1, whole genome shotgun sequence DNA encodes the following proteins:
- the rbm44 gene encoding RNA-binding protein 44 isoform X4, which produces MSSKLNKSRHPAIYGTSHCLNCGTSCPPGAKKCNRCNILNLEDNVHVTEEEKSLCLLPNSVKEELNLMKPKRHEPSMRRNLDQLSCIKSTSHNLPIPQVTLNSCQQNFDGTHPAQICQEQKQMHLTEAQYLSQLWKEGIWHDGTPQANLSLDEELDMQGYTRRSPQVQVQELVDTSGELSNLNQETSPEYYSLNTTGLEHTSAQWSDAPESHELGCNNSQMATKGSTEMSSVEELVENLVASGTENCVCSDSLSCNSSEWTDYTEEYQDLSSDDDLGCEPKSDEYHSVVNEGVSSLERLASNPSCSDSCSKRSTPDRVSASKMSLSVSQNEPNFKPNVSCKRSEATPAQLGVSQGVDATSDFRACFTSTQATEISQNTFEKLCRDIAVGTDSFTINCEQNIQTLQISTTETSIVTEVRMSDLDVLSEEFEYLKRTEEELKCIKDKMARSSSGCAQGPGSKEQNGNCGCDAVHRAIRAELRLLALQFSMCQQYCWRCFYTSPLGETAFQRSEALPDILLQTLKTLKDDYLKMKSKILSGIHLDDLRPLSVDTSGISTETQYTPALVYESCLKGVLLEETFSNLDEALLDQASPVMKMETIDGFLSQPKSQYKADLAESKGVCSKRSRAVFAFNKQTVVSGALKDINCSEAWFDAEEELGSDSPGGKEEKQTERGVSEMEHKGDRNGNPDQSSLLYVTDLPSNVTECDLLLWFERYHASQVSITTFGKGNRAAIVIVKSPSDAEAAVRDVNGQSIQDHVLHVEHIHRPPTGDQHPFKASSAELFQAACKAGPAGERVSSTIKSSREPLQSSLDRLINIYDKPTASGTCVPQHYATMGSFDTLMAQLSARHPEVNRMRIVKALLELRDKHQGFLSGLPLRAIADMTSDILAQQSIK; this is translated from the exons ATGTCATCAAAACTCAACAa GTCAAGACACCCCGCAATCTATGGTACATCACATTGTCTAAACTGTGGTACAAGTTGTCCACCTGGAGCAAAGAAATGCAACCGTTGTAACATCTTAAACCTAGAAGATAATGTTCATGTAACAG aagaagaaaaatcacTTTGCTTGCTACCGAACAGTGTAAAAGAGGAGTTGAATCTCATGAAACCTAAAAGACATGAACCATCTATGCGAAGGAACCTTGACCAATTATCCTGCATAAAAAGCACTTCTCATAATTTGCCTATTCCTCAAGTTACTTTAAACAGTTGCCAGCAAAATTTTGATGGCACTCACCCAGCACAGATCTGTCAAGAACAGAAGCAAATGCACTTAACTGAGGCCCAGTATCTGTCTCAGCTGTGGAAGGAAGGAATTTGGCATGATGGGACACCACAAGCAAACTTGTCATTGGACGAGGAGCTTGACATGCAGGGCTACACCAGAAGGAGTCCCCAAGTTCAAGTACAGGAACTTGTAGACACTAGTGGAGAATTATCTAATTTAAACCAGGAGACATCACCAGAGTACTACAGTTTAAATACCACTGGGCTGGAACACACATCTGCACAATGGAGCGATGCCCCAGAGTCTCATGAATTGGGGTGCAATAATTCCCAAATGGCCACTAAAGGGAGCACTGAGATGTCCAGTGTTGAAGAGCTTGTAGAGAATCTTGTTGCTTCTGGCACAGAgaattgtgtttgttctgattctCTATCTTGTAACTCTTCTGAGTGGACTGATTACACAGAAGAGTACCAAGACCTCAGCAGTGATGATGACTTGGGATGTGAGCCCAAATCAGATGAATATCATAGTGTGGTAAATGAAGGCGTTTCAAGTTTAGAAAGACTTGCAAGCAATCCCAGTTGTTCAGATTCTTGTTCTAAACGGTCTACTCCAGACAGGGTGTCTGCTTCTAAGATGTCTTTGTCTGTAAGCCAGAATGAGCCTAACTTCAAGCCTAATGTATCATGCAAGAGAAGTGAGGCAACTCCTGCCCAACTTGGTGTGAGCCAGGGAGTTGATGCTACTAGCGACTTTAGAGCTTGTTTTACTTCTACTCAAGCAACAGAAATAAGCCAGAACACCTTTGAGAAGCTGTGCCGAGACATCGCTGTTGGTACTGATTCATTTACTATTAACTGTGAGCAGAACATACAGACACTTCAAATATCCACTACAGAGACAAGCATTGTTACTGAAGTCCGCATGTCTGACCTGGATGTACTTTCTGAG GAATTTGAATACCTGAAAAGAACTGAAGAGGAACTTAAATGCATAAAAGATAAAATGGCAAG ATCCAGTTCAGGCTGTGCTCAAGGGCCTGGCAGCAAGGAGCAAAATGGCAACTGTGGTTGTGATGCTGTCCATCGTGCAATAAGGGCTGAACTGCGTCTGCTGGCTCTGCAGTTTTCCATGTgccagcagtactgctggagaTGCTTTTATACTTCACCACTAGGGGAGACTGCATTTCAGAG GAGTGAAGCTCTGCCAGATATATTATTGCAGACTCTAAAGACCTTGAAGGATGATTACCTAAAGATGAAGAGCAAAATCTTGTCAGGAATTCATCTAGATGACCTCAGGCCCTTGTCTGTGGACACCTCTGGGATATCCACAGAAACACAATACACTCCTGCTTTG GTATATGAGTCCTGTTTGAAAGGAGTTCTACTTGAGGAGACGTTCAG TAATCTTGATGAGGCCCTGCTTGACCAAGCTAGTCCAGTTATGAAGATGGAAACCATAGATGGATTTCTCAGCCAGCCTAAATCCCAG TATAAGGCTGATTTAGCTGAATCTAAAGGAGTTTGCAGTAAGAGATCCAGAGCGGTTTTTGCATTTAACAAGCAGACAGTTGTCTCTG GTGCCCTTAAGGACATCAACTGCAGTGAGGCCTGGTTTGATGCAGAGGAGGAACTTGGATCAGATAGCCCAGGTGGTAAAGaggagaaacaaacagaaagaggGGTTTCAGAAATGGAACATAAAG gGGACAGAAATGGAAACCCAGATCAGAGTTCCTTGTTGTATGTAACTGACCTACCAAGTAATGTTACTGAG TGTGATTTGCTGCTTTGGTTTGAGCGCTATCACGCCAGTCAAGTAAGCATCACCACTTTCGGCAAAGGCAACAG AGCTGCGATAGTGATTGTTAAAAGTCCCAGTGATGCAGAAGCTGCAGTTAGGGACGTGAATGGACAGTCCATTCAGGACCATGTTCTCCATGTGGAACACATCCACAGGCCTCCAACAGGTGATCAGCACCCCTTCAAAGCATCTTCTGCTGAGCTCTTCCAAGCTGCCTGTAAAGCAGGGCCTGCAGGGGAAAGAGTCTCAAGCACCATCAAGTCTTCTAGA gagCCACTTCAAAGTAGTTTGGACAGGCTGATCAACATATATGACAAGCCCACTGCATCAGGTACCTGTGTGCCACAGCACTATGCCACTATGGGCAGTTTTGACACGTTAATGGCTCAGTTGTCTGC
- the rbm44 gene encoding RNA-binding protein 44 isoform X3 translates to MSSCFGPDPRLLGWYLSLPAGDRKLIQEEGGFFHFLQRHPALEVTTDFVCLKQQVLRDLFTLPVTDMSSKLNKSRHPAIYGTSHCLNCGTSCPPGAKKCNRCNILNLEDNVHVTEEEKSLCLLPNSVKEELNLMKPKRHEPSMRRNLDQLSCIKSTSHNLPIPQVTLNSCQQNFDGTHPAQICQEQKQMHLTEAQYLSQLWKEGIWHDGTPQANLSLDEELDMQGYTRRSPQVQVQELVDTSGELSNLNQETSPEYYSLNTTGLEHTSAQWSDAPESHELGCNNSQMATKGSTEMSSVEELVENLVASGTENCVCSDSLSCNSSEWTDYTEEYQDLSSDDDLGCEPKSDEYHSVVNEGVSSLERLASNPSCSDSCSKRSTPDRVSASKMSLSVSQNEPNFKPNVSCKRSEATPAQLGVSQGVDATSDFRACFTSTQATEISQNTFEKLCRDIAVGTDSFTINCEQNIQTLQISTTETSIVTEVRMSDLDVLSEEFEYLKRTEEELKCIKDKMARSSSGCAQGPGSKEQNGNCGCDAVHRAIRAELRLLALQFSMCQQYCWRCFYTSPLGETAFQRSEALPDILLQTLKTLKDDYLKMKSKILSGIHLDDLRPLSVDTSGISTETQYTPALVYESCLKGVLLEETFSNLDEALLDQASPVMKMETIDGFLSQPKSQYKADLAESKGVCSKRSRAVFAFNKQTVVSGALKDINCSEAWFDAEEELGSDSPGGKEEKQTERGVSEMEHKGDRNGNPDQSSLLYVTDLPSNVTECDLLLWFERYHASQVSITTFGKGNRAAIVIVKSPSDAEAAVRDVNGQSIQDHVLHVEHIHRPPTGDQHPFKASSAELFQAACKAGPAGERVSSTIKSSREPLQSSLDRLINIYDKPTASGTCVPQHYATMGSFDTLMAQLSARHPEVNRMRIVKALLELRDKHQGFLSGLPLRAIADMTSDILAQQSIK, encoded by the exons ATGTCATCTTGTTTTGGACCAG ATCCAAGGTTGCTTGGCTGGTATTTGTCCCTTCCAGCAGGAGATCGTAAACTGATACAAG AAGAAGGAggattctttcattttctgcaaAGACATCCTGCTCTTGAAGTAACTACAGATTTTGTTTGCTTGAAAC AGCAGGTTTTAAGAGACTTATTTACACTTCCAGTGACAGATATGTCATCAAAACTCAACAa GTCAAGACACCCCGCAATCTATGGTACATCACATTGTCTAAACTGTGGTACAAGTTGTCCACCTGGAGCAAAGAAATGCAACCGTTGTAACATCTTAAACCTAGAAGATAATGTTCATGTAACAG aagaagaaaaatcacTTTGCTTGCTACCGAACAGTGTAAAAGAGGAGTTGAATCTCATGAAACCTAAAAGACATGAACCATCTATGCGAAGGAACCTTGACCAATTATCCTGCATAAAAAGCACTTCTCATAATTTGCCTATTCCTCAAGTTACTTTAAACAGTTGCCAGCAAAATTTTGATGGCACTCACCCAGCACAGATCTGTCAAGAACAGAAGCAAATGCACTTAACTGAGGCCCAGTATCTGTCTCAGCTGTGGAAGGAAGGAATTTGGCATGATGGGACACCACAAGCAAACTTGTCATTGGACGAGGAGCTTGACATGCAGGGCTACACCAGAAGGAGTCCCCAAGTTCAAGTACAGGAACTTGTAGACACTAGTGGAGAATTATCTAATTTAAACCAGGAGACATCACCAGAGTACTACAGTTTAAATACCACTGGGCTGGAACACACATCTGCACAATGGAGCGATGCCCCAGAGTCTCATGAATTGGGGTGCAATAATTCCCAAATGGCCACTAAAGGGAGCACTGAGATGTCCAGTGTTGAAGAGCTTGTAGAGAATCTTGTTGCTTCTGGCACAGAgaattgtgtttgttctgattctCTATCTTGTAACTCTTCTGAGTGGACTGATTACACAGAAGAGTACCAAGACCTCAGCAGTGATGATGACTTGGGATGTGAGCCCAAATCAGATGAATATCATAGTGTGGTAAATGAAGGCGTTTCAAGTTTAGAAAGACTTGCAAGCAATCCCAGTTGTTCAGATTCTTGTTCTAAACGGTCTACTCCAGACAGGGTGTCTGCTTCTAAGATGTCTTTGTCTGTAAGCCAGAATGAGCCTAACTTCAAGCCTAATGTATCATGCAAGAGAAGTGAGGCAACTCCTGCCCAACTTGGTGTGAGCCAGGGAGTTGATGCTACTAGCGACTTTAGAGCTTGTTTTACTTCTACTCAAGCAACAGAAATAAGCCAGAACACCTTTGAGAAGCTGTGCCGAGACATCGCTGTTGGTACTGATTCATTTACTATTAACTGTGAGCAGAACATACAGACACTTCAAATATCCACTACAGAGACAAGCATTGTTACTGAAGTCCGCATGTCTGACCTGGATGTACTTTCTGAG GAATTTGAATACCTGAAAAGAACTGAAGAGGAACTTAAATGCATAAAAGATAAAATGGCAAG ATCCAGTTCAGGCTGTGCTCAAGGGCCTGGCAGCAAGGAGCAAAATGGCAACTGTGGTTGTGATGCTGTCCATCGTGCAATAAGGGCTGAACTGCGTCTGCTGGCTCTGCAGTTTTCCATGTgccagcagtactgctggagaTGCTTTTATACTTCACCACTAGGGGAGACTGCATTTCAGAG GAGTGAAGCTCTGCCAGATATATTATTGCAGACTCTAAAGACCTTGAAGGATGATTACCTAAAGATGAAGAGCAAAATCTTGTCAGGAATTCATCTAGATGACCTCAGGCCCTTGTCTGTGGACACCTCTGGGATATCCACAGAAACACAATACACTCCTGCTTTG GTATATGAGTCCTGTTTGAAAGGAGTTCTACTTGAGGAGACGTTCAG TAATCTTGATGAGGCCCTGCTTGACCAAGCTAGTCCAGTTATGAAGATGGAAACCATAGATGGATTTCTCAGCCAGCCTAAATCCCAG TATAAGGCTGATTTAGCTGAATCTAAAGGAGTTTGCAGTAAGAGATCCAGAGCGGTTTTTGCATTTAACAAGCAGACAGTTGTCTCTG GTGCCCTTAAGGACATCAACTGCAGTGAGGCCTGGTTTGATGCAGAGGAGGAACTTGGATCAGATAGCCCAGGTGGTAAAGaggagaaacaaacagaaagaggGGTTTCAGAAATGGAACATAAAG gGGACAGAAATGGAAACCCAGATCAGAGTTCCTTGTTGTATGTAACTGACCTACCAAGTAATGTTACTGAG TGTGATTTGCTGCTTTGGTTTGAGCGCTATCACGCCAGTCAAGTAAGCATCACCACTTTCGGCAAAGGCAACAG AGCTGCGATAGTGATTGTTAAAAGTCCCAGTGATGCAGAAGCTGCAGTTAGGGACGTGAATGGACAGTCCATTCAGGACCATGTTCTCCATGTGGAACACATCCACAGGCCTCCAACAGGTGATCAGCACCCCTTCAAAGCATCTTCTGCTGAGCTCTTCCAAGCTGCCTGTAAAGCAGGGCCTGCAGGGGAAAGAGTCTCAAGCACCATCAAGTCTTCTAGA gagCCACTTCAAAGTAGTTTGGACAGGCTGATCAACATATATGACAAGCCCACTGCATCAGGTACCTGTGTGCCACAGCACTATGCCACTATGGGCAGTTTTGACACGTTAATGGCTCAGTTGTCTGC